TATCCTTGAATGCACACTGAACTCTCAGTTAGTCTTCTGCAAAGAATCATCGACGCCAATGGCGGCCTCGAATACTGGAACTCCATCCAATCTCTTTCCGCATGCTTCCAATTTTTAGGCCCAGCATTAGAAAGCAAGGGATTTCCCGGACCATATAAAGCGGAATTAACAATCGATACGAAATCTCAAAAGGTCATCTTCAAGAGATTCGGCGATTTCCACGGCTCGTGGTGCCCGACGCGGACTGAAGCCGGCAAAATCGGCCAAGATACGCTCGACGTCCGGGAGAATCCGAAAGAAGCCTTCAATAGTCATACCGCAGAATCGAAATGGGATATTCACCATCTCTTTTGGTTCGTGGGCTATGCGTTCTGGAATTACTTCAACTTTCCTTTCCACCTCCGGCAAAATCCAGACATCAAAATTCGTGAACTGGAGCCCTTGGTTCGCGAAAACGGCGAAGAGTGGCCGGTCTTGGAAGCCACATTCCCCGATGGATATCCCACTCACACTAAGATCCAAACCTACGACTTCGACGACCAGTATCGATTGCGGCGGATGCGCTACTCTGTGGATGTTTTAAAGAACAACAATGTCCCAGCGTGGCATAACTGTTTTAACCATGCTGTTGCTGGGAAACTAAGCTACCCAACCTTACGAGTTGTGACTATATCTGCTCCTGGAGTGGCATTCCTTGCTCCTTTTATGTTGATGGACATCAAGCTGGACGTCAATCACGAGTGATTCCAAGAGATATCCGATGTGGAACTTGTCAAGCACGGGGATGTATCTATTCTAGCCGATTAGTCTAGAATAAATATTGACAGAACTATTTATGCCGAAAAGCTGAAAGTAATACCTTCGTAGCGTATTGCAGCCCCAACACTCGAAATCATGTTCACTTGCCCGTGTGACGACAGTAAGAAACTGCCGCTCAACTACATAACATAGATTTCCATCTCTAAGCCCCATCTAGTAATTCCTAGAGACAGTTTATCATCGCAAAAATTTCCTTCCACATCCGTAGAATCCTCTCTCCACAATGGGAGGTGCCATCGCCctctcatccatcttcagGGGTTCAGCCAAGGCGCTCAGCCTGGGAGACCAGGCTAAATTCCTGATTCAGTCGTCCAAGCTGATAACAGTCCTTGCAATGCCATTATTAATATGGTATTCCACCGAGTACCAGATGCAACTGCAGTGGGGCGAACGCACTCGTTAGGGGTCCGATGACACCGCAGGTAATCTACAACgattgatcttgatgctgcGGAGTGCTGCGGACAGGAGCGGACGGCTGCGGAGGCCTGCGGAGGTGACTAAACGACGCTCAAAACTATACTCAAGAATTCCGAAGCTAAACCACAAGCTGATCGTAAGAATCACCACCAGTCCCCGAATCACTAATCAAGAATGGAGAGCCTCAACCTAATACGGTAACTAACCCTTGAACCGCTGGAGCAGAGAGCGCTTGCTTACACGAACATCTTTGCAACATGTCGAACCTCATTTTTTCGGAAGTTGGGTCCAAAGTGGAATCCTCGGGATcaaagtttcttcttttgtctcaTCCCTTATCATGATCGTAGAATAAATACGATGTACAACATCCTACAGCAGAAAGTCAAGATCTCTCCAGAGCATGTCACAGCACGATATTGAGCAGACACTTCAAGCAACATGTCGAAAGCCTCCGAACTCGAATCCTTGGGGAATGACCCAAACGCCAGcccaatgatgatgaacagTGACACGGAGACCGCCGTCGTGGAAGAAAATGAGGTCAAGAAATCTCAGCCGACTCTCCGAGACAATATCTTCGCTTTCTGTATTGTTTTCTGTCAACTGGTTCAAGTATATCAACCTTTCCACATCTTGGCTTTCGAACCCAGAATCCAACTAACCGCCAAAAACAGGCTATACCATACGGCGCCGGTCTTGTAGCCGCCATTGGTATTCCAAAAGAACTGGGAGCACCCGAGAGCAAAAGCGTCTGGATCGCAGCATCATACCCGTACGCATCTTCACTCCTTATTCCAACAAAGAAAGCACATATACTAACAATCCTAGACTAACCCAAGGCGCATTCGTCCTCATAGGCGGCCGCATCGGCGCCGTCCACGGCCACAAAAACACCATGCTCGTCGGCGCCTGCATCTAcgtcctcttccacctcatcACAGGCTTCATGCGCTCCGCAGACACCGTCATCGTCATGCGCGCCCTCAGCGGCGTTGGCGGCGGAATCATGGTCCCCAACCTAATTGCCATGCTAACGATTGCTTTCCCACCGGGTCTGATGCGAAATATCTGGGTTGGCATGTTTGGTGCCATGGGTCCGGTTGGTGCAGCTGGTGGGACTGTGTTTCCTGGCTTTTTTGGACAATTGACGGAGTGGTGGTGGCTATATTTCTTCTTGTAAGTCAttgtggatgaagatgaatttACAAGAGAGTATATGCTGATATGCAGTTTACAGGGCCATCTTTGGAGCAGTCGTTTTTGGCGCAAGCTCGTTCGTCTTGCCTCCTGACGGCAGACCTATGGATGCAGATGGAACAGTTGACTATATCGGTGCCTATTTCGGAGTCGCTGGTCTCGTCTTATTCAATTTTTCCTGGACGTAAGTTGCTCTCTCAACAGTTCCTACAGCCCATCAAACTATCACTTACTAACAAGAAACATAGAGAAGCAGCTGTTGTCGGCTGGGAACAGCCCTACGTCTACGCCCTTCTCATAGTCTCCATCCTACacttcgtcctcttcgtcataTGGGAAGGCAGATTCGCAAAAGAACCCATTCTCCCCCTCGATATCTGGGGCGCTCCCTCATTCGGACCAATGGTCTTATCCGCCTTCATGTCCTTCATGGGtgtcggcatcttcctctaCTACGTCCAAATCTGGAACATTTCCATCCGCCACTATTCCAACCTCCTCACCGGAGCAGTCAACTCTGCCTTTGCCACCGTGGGAACTTGTGGCTGCTTCGTCAGCGCAATTGCCGTGCGATATCTCCCTGCGCAAGTAGTCATGGCAACAGGCGCAATAGCAGCGGTGGTTGCTACCATCATATTGGCCACAATGCCTGCACAGCAAACATACTGGGCTCAGTGCTTTCCGTCATTCATCATTATGGGGTTCAGCCCCGATTTCATCTTTACGGCGACACAGATCATCACTAGCAATAGTGTCCCACGGAAACATCAAGGAATTGCTGGGTCATTGATGGGTACCATCCAGATGTATGGTCTCAGCACTGGGCTGGGATTTGCTGGAACGGTTGAACGGTATACAAACGATGGTGGCCGTGACCAACTCGGAGGCATTCGGCATGCACTTTACCTTACGATTGGAATGGCGGGTGCTTCTGCACTGATATCTCTGTTCCTTATTCGAATCCCGAAGGATCAGCGTGATGGATGGGATAAGGAGGATGAAGCAGCAGCGTAGACTCAGCTTTTGACGCAGCCCTTTCCATTCCTAATGAGAAGAATCGCCATCACGTTTCGTCTGTTGATCATAGTTTCATCTATCGATCACGGTTTGATCTATTGTAACTAATCTCTGTACCAGGATAGAAGGCCTAGTAATAAATTCTATAGAACGCCGCAAGGTTGTTTCAACAGTCAGGCACACTAACGGGAATGTGAAGCGGAACACTAGTCGCCAAACCACTCAAGCTCGTCTCCTTGAACTCGTTTCTCATACCCTGAGCCGTCACGCGCATAGCCCGAATAGCATCGTCAAGGCTAACCTTTTGCGTGCCAGTTTCACCGCTGAGAGCGAGGTTGGCGCTTGAAATAGCTTTGATAGCACCCAGAGCATTACGCTCTATGCAAGGAGCTTGTACCAACCCACCAATTGGATCGCATGTCAAGCCCAGGTTATGCTCAATGCCAATCTCAGCTGCCTGCTCAATTGTTTGAGGGCTCGCTCCCATGCAGGCTGCGAATGCCCCGGCTGCCATGGAACACGCAACGCCCACTTCGGCCATGCATCCGCCCTCTGCTGCGGAGATGGTGGCACCGCGTTTATACAGCATACCAATGGCGGCAGCTGTCAGCAAAAAGGATAGAATGTCGCGCTCAGGGTCATCACTGACGAACTCGATGGTGTACTTGAGCACCGCAGGTATAATGCCCGCCGCGCCGTTGGTTGGGGCAGTGACAATGCGTCCGCCTGCTGCATTGGTCTCGTTGACTGCCATGGCGTATACGGTCAAGTAGTCCACTGCAGTTCTGTTAGTATCTTCTCCTCACAATGATACTATCAAGTCTGAACAATACTTACTTGCTGGGAATGTGGTACGTCGCCGAGGCGATGGCAGTACCGGATGAGTAAAGGAGCCATGCGTTCGTAGAGGCATGCTTCTTCTGGTAGCGAGGCTCTTTCGTCCTGATCCTGAAGATGCTGGTGCCGATGTCGTAGTCAAGGTTGAAGTCCCTGATGCATCTGAAGCTGATGGCAATGCTTGGCTTTCCGATGGAAGCTGAGCCTGGGTCGTCTCTGTGCCCTGGGTGGCGTGGGAAGGATACAGCCCTCTTGTGAGTCGTCTATACAACGCCGGTGCTCGTCTATGCAATTTGAGACTGCCAGGCAGTGTTGAATCCGGCGGTGCTTGGACACCTTCCAGGATACTGTTGTCCATGACCTCCCAGATGCGGAAAACCTTGTCGCGGATTTGTTCATCTGTGTAACCGTGGCTCTTTTCGTTTTCATACACCAATTGCGCAATCGTTAGGTTATGCTTATCGCACAAGGCCAGTAGGCTTTTTGCGTCTCTGAAAGGGTATCGAGGCTGATGACCGGGCGCACGATCTGATGCCGGGGCGTCTTCCGACGAAGAGGTGACAGGGGGTGGTGCTTGGCCACCCTCGGAGCCAGATGTGAGTAGACCCGACGACTCTCCTTCCAGGGGTTTGATCTCTTGTCCAGTTCGTCGGTCTCCTGCCGCATCCTCTCTCCTGATCTCCTTATAGTACATGTTCTCTGCCAGGTCAAGCGGGTGTCCACTGTTGCCTTCACTCTGTTGCTGATGGACCTCGGACAACCTTAGGCCAGCGTCTtcggctgatgatggtgtttctGAATCCGGACGGTTAATTGACAAAGCGCCGTTGACAACAAATCCACCACCAACGCTGAACATGTCATTAGTCGCCAACATGTAGCCCTCCTTGTCAAACACCATGAGACGCATGCCATTGCTGTGCTGGGGGAGCTTTCTCGTCCACTCCCACTTGAAGTCGCGCTCATAGTCGAATGCAATTTCTTTGCCCTTGCCATCTTCGAGCTCGCGACCCAGAAAGAGCTTCTTGTCTGTCTTGATCTGTTCAAAGCGCTTAGGCACATAGTCTGTATCGACTGTCTCCACATCGGCGCTCTCAAGACCAAGCAGAAGAGCAGATGGTGTCATATGGCCCTCACCAGTGAGAGCCAGACTGCCGTAGAGTGCTACGCGTATTCTGTCGACCTTTTCAAGCAGACCAGCTGCATGTAAATCTGAGACAAAGATGTTGCCTGCCCGCATAGGTCCGACGGTgtgggatgaagaggggccaatgccaatggAAAAGAGATCAAAGGTTGAGATGACGGCATGTTCATGGTCTGCCTCACTGTAGGTTCCGGTTTCATCATCGAATTGATTCCGTCGGAGTGCTGTGCTGCTAAAGCTCCGACATACTGAGAGTCGCGGTGCGCAGCTCAGCAGCTggctcttggccttgagggGATCGCAGGCTGTAGCTGTGCGGAGATGCCACCTGGACGACGCCAACGAAGGCCATAACGCCCGTCCGGCAGCGCTCCGTGAGAGCCCGAGCTGCTTAATCGCCGCCCGGTGGTGCATCCTGAGGTCCGATTTactcagctgctgaagcgTGGTGTTGACAGAAGTCAGATCTGGGTCGCGTTTGTTGGAAAGCTTGATGTGTCGATCCAATGGCAAGCGACGCCGTTGTTGGGCCGGGGATTGCCGATAAAGGCCGCCTTATCATGTCAATTGAAGTATCAATTGAAACAGTTCACCGTCTACAGAATATGTGATGTGCTCTTTACGCTCTTTCTATGGCATTCAATTGAATATCTACGTGTACATGCATCCAATCCCAGGATTTGAGCCCTGAGACATGCCCAATTGAGAATATCCAAAAGGGTGCCTGTACCTTGTACATGCACGACGAGAATGGGTTGCAAATGGTAGGCGAAATCTCACGTGATTTCGTCTGTGACGCATTTACCTATTCAGATCTCGAAGCGGACAACATTAAGTTTAGAAGATTGTGTATACAGCGGAACAAGTCCATTGAACCAAATATGGCCGTCTACCTACTATATGCCAAAGAGTAAGGGAGGTTACTTGGATACTATTGAAATCGGCGCAATTCAAAGCCTCGTTCAGCTCATCGACAAGGGCCGCGGGCTAGTGTCCGCATTCAGTCCGCAGCCTATCACAAACCCCCCGATTACAATCCCACGACTCATCTCATGGCCCACACAGTTTACGGCATGCTATACTTTCTAAACACTGTGACCAACTCTCAAGATGTCTTCTCAACAAGAAAGCAACAGACCATGTCAAAGAGCGGCAGGCATACATTCTCTGGTGACTATATAGGCACATCGTAACTACTGAATATCTATGTTTTTGTAGGCACAGTAATGTGCGACGGTACAAGTGGGTTTTCCAACGGGTATACCCTGAGCCGAATTCTTATTGTCACGACATAGGGCGTAGTGGACCATCGTGTCACTTAGTACGTAATACCCAGTAGAACAGATCGATCTAGTGAATGTTTCAGAGCGACGACGGGTAATATTTATGCCGGGGAGTGTTTACGTATATTTATCACCCTCAGATATAATCAGGATCAGCATAATTACCTGTAATCTGCATCTAAGATATCCAATCATTCGGCAGAGTGACTTAAAAGGAGCACACACAATCGCGGAAAATATCATGCATGATATGAAATGCGTGCAGCGAAGATGCGCTAATCAACGACGAGAACgaactacatgtacttcgCCTCCCTCTCTCCTGGTTATTGGAACCAACTCTTGAGAATCCCCTATGTATATGTGTATATCCACCGTATcaaactacatgtactttcACGCTCAAGCAGGGCAACTTCTGCCCTCTTTGGACCAGTGTTTTGTGTGATGGCGTACGTCTCACTGTAGAGTCCCACTTGTTCATAGTGCGAGGCATGTCGTTGAGCCTGGTCTCCCTTCAAGACGCCATTCGATGTGACATGTTGGTCAGAGACATATATTCCCACAGCACACTCAAAATGATAGCAAGGCTTACTTCATATAGGGTGGACAACATCCCTCCTGAATCTTCTATCGTCTGGGCCAAGGAGACGGCCCGCAGGGATTCAGAGCAACCAAGTGTGCTTAGAGGTTTTCCTCGACTGTCTCACAGAACCAAACGAGGCTGACTAGCAAAATGTCTTCTTCGGTGAGAAATTACGACAAGATCTTTATGCTTACGCCAAAACTATGATCATAATACGCTGCTGAGTTGTAAGGTATACGTAGGCTAccttgaagacgaggatCCTTTGTGGTCGTGTTATTCAGATAACCATGTTCCATCAATTCCGTACCGATTTAACTAAATAGATTTTACTATTGACATATATTACACAACAGCTAGATCCGGAAGCATCGATTTGTGAACTAGATGATGCACATATATGAAAGATAGCACTATAGAGATGTttcttatttattaataCAAGCTCCTCTCAAGATATgctatttatttataacaTTCCTGCC
This genomic interval from Trichoderma breve strain T069 chromosome 7 map unlocalized scaffold00008, whole genome shotgun sequence contains the following:
- a CDS encoding major facilitator superfamily domain-containing protein encodes the protein MSKASELESLGNDPNASPMMMNSDTETAVVEENEVKKSQPTLRDNIFAFCIVFCQLVQAIPYGAGLVAAIGIPKELGAPESKSVWIAASYPLTQGAFVLIGGRIGAVHGHKNTMLVGACIYVLFHLITGFMRSADTVIVMRALSGVGGGIMVPNLIAMLTIAFPPGLMRNIWVGMFGAMGPVGAAGGTVFPGFFGQLTEWWWLYFFLAIFGAVVFGASSFVLPPDGRPMDADGTVDYIGAYFGVAGLVLFNFSWTEAAVVGWEQPYVYALLIVSILHFVLFVIWEGRFAKEPILPLDIWGAPSFGPMVLSAFMSFMGVGIFLYYVQIWNISIRHYSNLLTGAVNSAFATVGTCGCFVSAIAQTYWAQCFPSFIIMGFSPDFIFTATQIITSNSVPRKHQGIAGSLMGTIQMYGLSTGLGFAGTVERYTNDGGRDQLGGIRHALYLTIGMAGASALISLFLIRIPKDQRDGWDKEDEAAA
- a CDS encoding serine dehydratase alpha chain domain-containing protein encodes the protein MHHRAAIKQLGLSRSAAGRALWPSLASSRWHLRTATACDPLKAKSQLLSCAPRLSVCRSFSSTALRRNQFDDETGTYSEADHEHAVISTFDLFSIGIGPSSSHTVGPMRAGNIFVSDLHAAGLLEKVDRIRVALYGSLALTGEGHMTPSALLLGLESADVETVDTDYVPKRFEQIKTDKKLFLGRELEDGKGKEIAFDYERDFKWEWTRKLPQHSNGMRLMVFDKEGYMLATNDMFSVGGGFVVNGALSINRPDSETPSSAEDAGLRLSEVHQQQSEGNSGHPLDLAENMYYKEIRREDAAGDRRTGQEIKPLEGESSGLLTSGSEGGQAPPPVTSSSEDAPASDRAPGHQPRYPFRDAKSLLALCDKHNLTIAQLVYENEKSHGYTDEQIRDKVFRIWEVMDNSILEGVQAPPDSTLPGSLKLHRRAPALYRRLTRGLYPSHATQGTETTQAQLPSESQALPSASDASGTSTLTTTSAPASSGSGRKSLATRRSMPLRTHGSFTHPVLPSPRRRTTFPAMDYLTVYAMAVNETNAAGGRIVTAPTNGAAGIIPAVLKYTIEFVSDDPERDILSFLLTAAAIGMLYKRGATISAAEGGCMAEVGVACSMAAGAFAACMGASPQTIEQAAEIGIEHNLGLTCDPIGGLVQAPCIERNALGAIKAISSANLALSGETGTQKVSLDDAIRAMRVTAQGMRNEFKETSLSGLATSVPLHIPVSVPDC